In Ailuropoda melanoleuca isolate Jingjing chromosome 4, ASM200744v2, whole genome shotgun sequence, the following proteins share a genomic window:
- the UGP2 gene encoding UTP--glucose-1-phosphate uridylyltransferase isoform X1: MSRYVQDLSKAMSQDGASQFQEVIRQELELSVKKELEKILTTAPSHEFEHTKKDLDGFRKLFHRFLQEKGPSVDWGKIQRPPEDLDPEIMTRAKGRCLTD, from the exons atcttAGCAAAGCCATGTCTCAAGATGGCGCGTCTCAGTTTCAAGAAGTCATTCGACAAGAACTAGAATTATCTGTGaagaaggaactagaaaaaatacTTACCACAGCACCATCACATGAGTTTGAG CACACTAAAAAAGACCTTGATGGATTTCGGAAGCTATTTCATAGATTTCTGCAAGAAAAGGGGCCTTCTGTAGATTGGGGAAAAATCCAGAGACCTCCAGAAGATTTG gaccctgagatcatgaccagagccaaaggcagatgcttaactgactga